The Elaeis guineensis isolate ETL-2024a chromosome 14, EG11, whole genome shotgun sequence genome has a segment encoding these proteins:
- the LOC105057795 gene encoding glutamine synthetase leaf isozyme, chloroplastic, whose product MARMLVPSMQCQMGMTSNSIQARPIITTKSWNSLLLNSQRPKTKKSTSTFKVLALKYDNNGTVSRLENLLNMDITPFTDKIIAEYIWIGGTGIDIRSKPRTIPRPVEHPSELPKWNYDGSSTGQAPGEDSEVILYPQAIFRDPFRGGNNILVICDCYTPSGAPIPTNKRYRAAQIFSEKKVIDEVPWYGIEQEYTLLQPNVKWPLGWPVGGYPGPQGPYYCAAGADKSFGRDISDAHYKACLYAGINISGTNGEVMPGQWEYQVGPSVGIESGDHIWCSRYILERITEQAGVVLSLDPKPIEGDWNGAGCHTNFSTKRMREDGGYEVIKKAVLNLSLRHKEHISAYGEGNERRLTGKHETANINTFSWGVANRGCSIRVGRETERRGKGYLEDRRPASNMDPYVVTSMLAETTILWEPTLESEALAAKKLQLQV is encoded by the exons ATGGCCCGTATGCTGGTTCCTTCAATGCAATGTCAAATGGGAATGACAAGCAACTCTATTCAAGCTCGGCCCATCATCACCACAAAGTCATGGAATTCTCTTCTGTTAAATTCTCAAAGGCCTAAGACTAAGAAGAGCACCTCTACCTTCAAGGTGCTTGCTCTGAAGTATGACAACAATGGTACTGTGTCAAGGTTGGAGAACCTGCTTAACATGGACATCACCCCATTTACTGACAAAATTATCGCCGAGTACATCTG GATTGGAGGAACAGGCATTGACATCCGAAGCAAACCACGG ACAATTCCCAGGCCTGTGGAACACCCATCAGAGCTACCAAAGTGGAATTATGATGGATCAAGCACTGGGCAAGCTCCTGGAGAAGATAGTGAAGTCATTTTATA CCCCCAAGCTATTTTTAGAGATCCATTTCGAGGAGGCAACAACATCTTG GTAATATGTGATTGTTATACACCAAGTGGAGCACCCATTCCTACCAACAAACGTTACAGAGCTGCTCAGATCTTCAGTGAGAaaaaggtcattgatgaagtccCTTG GTATGGGATAGAGCAAGAGTATACCTTGCTCCAACCAAATGTGAAGTGGCCTCTAGGCTGGCCTGTGGGAGGATATCCAGGTCCCCAG ggCCCCTACTACTGTGCGGCTGGGGCAGACAAGTCATTCGGGCGTGACATATCAGATGCTCATTATAAAGCTTGCTTATATGCCGGAATCAACATCAGTGGTACTAATGGGGAGGTTATGCCTGGCCAG TGGGAGTATCAAGTTGGACCAAGTGTGGGGATCGAATCAGGAGACCATATATGGTGTTCTAGATACATTCTAGAG AGAATCACTGAACAAGCAGGCGTGGTGCTCTCCCTTGATCCAAAACCAATAGAG GGTGACTGGAATGGTGCAGGATGTCATACCAATTTCAG CACTAAGAGGATGCGAGAAGATGGTGGTTATGAAGTAATAAAGAAGGCAGTTCTCAACCTCTCTCTCCGGCACAAGGAACACATTAGTGCATATGGGGAAGGAAATGAGCGGAGGTTGACAGGGAAGCATGAGACAGCCAACATAAACACCTTCTCTTGG GGTGTGGCCAATCGTGGCTGCTCTATTCGTGTCGGACGTGAAACTGAGAGACGAGGCAAAG GCTACTTGGAAGATCGTCGACCAGCTTCAAACATGGACCCATATGTGGTGACCTCTATGCTGGCAGAAACAACAATTCTGTGGGAGCCAACTCTTGAATCTGAGGCTCTAGCTGCTAAGAAGTTGCAGTTACAGGTTTGA
- the LOC105057794 gene encoding membrane protein PM19L encodes MASQGAKPFASFLLFLNLIMYIIVAVIAGWVVNYGIDETPNAVSGLSLPARLFPIYYPIGNLATGFFVIFSLIAGVVGIATSLTGLRDVLMGNSASLLSAAASSIITWGLTLLAMGLACKEISISWRPPNLRTLEALTIILSGTQLLCTGAINAGAIATANEPYVTGRV; translated from the exons ATGGCCTCCCAGGGGGCAAAGCCTTTTgcttccttcctcctcttcctcaacCTCATAATGTACATCATTGTCGCGGTGATTGCTGGTTGGGTCGTTAACTATGGCATCGATgagactccaaatgcag TGTCGGGCTTGTCGCTACCAGCTCGACTTTTTCCAATTTACTATCCGATTGGAAACCTGGCCACCGGATTCTTTGTCATCTTCTCGCTCATCGCTGGAGTTGTAGGCATTGCCACTTCACTCACTGGCTTGCGAGATGTCCTCATGGGGAATTCGGCCAGCTTATTGTCAGCTGCAGCTTCTTCTATCATTACTTGGGGTCTCACACTTCTAGCCATGGG ATTGGCTTGCAAAGAGATCAGCATAAGTTGGAGGCCTCCAAACTTG AGAACACTGGAGGCATTGACCATCATCCTGAGCGGCACTCAGCTGCTGTGCACAGGGGCCATTAATGCTGGTGCAATAGCCACCGCCAATGAACCCTACGTCACCGGACGAGTCTGA